One part of the Kwoniella dendrophila CBS 6074 chromosome 5, complete sequence genome encodes these proteins:
- a CDS encoding pyridoxal kinase: MSTLDPGRVLSIQSHVVSGYVGNRAATFPLQMLGYDVDVVNTVQFSNHTGYGHTNGHKTTPEQLGAIFEGLTTNGLVAHSRILTGYVPGAEALKVVAEQIRKMKEANPERLYVLDPVMGDMGTGLYVSEDVVPIYKEMLQIASIITPNQFEVELLSGINITSMTTLHDALQHIHTTNSLSHVAFSSIPLPISLVTKLNLPPPPTSYLSLLPDPTPPWYDAVGVGEPEDEVLVCFASTWQNGDIQTWAFALPTIRGYFSGVGDLFSAMVLAHFENPDSRSDLPPLPYAVSKALLTVQQILLRTHIHSLVQTGVSGAATPRPLHHLSGEQHSAVIPSDAELDAVNPSNPGDPRRKAKRMRLRELRVVQERTLIVNGGEGWPGQKLDWASVLEHGM, translated from the exons ATGTCTACTCTCGATCCTGGGAGGGTGCTGTCCATCCAGTCGCATGTCGTTTCGGGCTATGTAG GTAATCGAGCTGCAACCTTTCCTCTTCAAATGCTTGGGTATGATGTCGATGTTGTAAATACCGTGCAATTTTCCAATCATACAG GTTACGGACATACCAATGGACACAAAACCACTCCCGAACAACTCGGCGCCATCTTTGAAGGACTCACCACGAACGGCTTAGTCGCCCACTCCCGGATCTTAACTGGATATGTACCGGGAGCTGAAGCACTGAAAGTGGTTGCAGAGCAGATACGAAAGATGAAGGAAGCCAATCCAGAACGATTATACGTCCTAGACC CGGTCATGGGAGATATGGGTACTGGTCTCTATGTGTCGGAGGATGTTGTTCCAATTTATAAGGAAATGCTACAGATAGCTAGTATAATCACACCCAACCAATTCGAAGTCGA ATTGCTCTCTGGAATCAATATAACCTCAATGACTACACTGCACGATGCTCTCCAACATATTCATACCACCAATTCCCTATCGCATGTCGCTTTCTCCTCTATACCCCTTCCTATCTCACTGGTCACCAAGCTCAACCTTCCTCCCCCGCCAACGTCGTATCTATCTCTATTACCAGACCCGACACCGCCATGGTACGATGCAGTTGGGGTGGGTGaaccagaagatgaagtgtTGGTGTGCTTTGCCAGTACATGGCAAAATGGCGATATACAAACTTGGGCTTTTGCGTTGCCGACTATTCGAGGATATTTTTCCGGAGTAGGAGATCTCTTTTCCGCTATGGTATTGGCTCATTTTGAGAATCCAGATTCTCGATCcgatttaccacctttaccttatGCAGTATCAAAGGCTCTCCTGACAGTCCAACAAATCCTACTCCGCACTCACATCCATTCTTTAGTACAGACAGGTGTATCTGGTGCTGCAACACCCAGACctcttcaccacctttcAGGCGAGCAGCACTCCGCAGTCATCCCATCCGATGCCGAACTGGATGCTGTCAACCCGTCAAACCCTGGAGACCCTCGCCGAAAGGCTAAACGCATGCGACTGAGGGAGCTACGTGTCGTACAAGAACGAACGCTTATTGTGAATGGTGGAGAGGGGTGGCCGGGTCAGAAGTTGGATTGGGCATCAGTACTTGAACATGGGATGTAA
- a CDS encoding chaperone DnaK gives MYSVARSLRSSSTLSPLRNVARTSSPLLTSKRFNSGKVTGPVIGIDLGTTNSCVSIFEGGSPKVLENAEGARTTPSVVAFTKDGERLVGQPARRQAVVNGENTIFASKRLIGRKFKDAEVQKDIANVPFKIVAHNNGDAWVEARGEKYSPSQIGAFVVGKMKDTAAAYLGKPVKHAVITVPAYFNDSQRQATKDAGSIAGLEVLRVINEPTAAALAYGLDKSDSAVIAVYDLGGGTFDISILEMQKGVFEVKSTNGDTHLGGEDFDIALVNHILAEFKKETGIDVSKDKMAIQRIREAAEKAKVELSSAGATDVSLPYITATAEGPQHINLNLTRARFESIVKPLVDRTIDPCKKALSDAGVKASEINEVILVGGMSRMPKVVDTVKGVFGREPSKGVNPDEAVAIGASIQAGVLAGNVTDILLLDVTPLSLGIETLGGVFTRLINRNTTIPTKKSQTFSTAADGQTAIQVKVYQGERELVRDNKLLGDFQLTGLPPAPKGVPQIQISFDIDADGIVNVGAIDKATNREQSMTIASSSGLADSEIEQMIADSEKYAEADKTRRQIIEEANRGESFVTDTEKSMAEFESQLDKEEREKVKKLLGELREVSAKGAAGDASVKPEDIKSALDAAQQASLGLFQKVYEKRNAESRASEGSESSASSESSESSSSEGEKKQ, from the exons ATGTACTCGGTCGCTCGTTCACTCCGATCAAGCTCAACTCTTAGTCCTTTGCGAAATGTCGCT AGAACTTCCTCCCCTCTCCTTACCTCCAAACGATTCAACAGTGGAAAGGTAACCGGACCTGTGATCGG TATCGATCTCGGTACCACCAACTCTTGTGTCTC TATctttgaaggtggttcaCCAAAAGTATTAGAAAACGCTGAAGGTGCTAGAACTACCCCTTCAGTTGTCGCTTTCACCAAAG ATGGAGAACGATTAGTCGGTCAACCTGCCAGACGACAAGCAGTCGTTAACGGTGAAAACACCATCTTTGCCTCTAAACG ATTAATCGGTCGAAAATTCAAAGACGCTGAAGTACAAAAAGATATTGCCAACGTTCCATTCAAAATCGTCGCTCACAACAACGGAGATGCTTGGGTTGAGGCCCGTGGAGAAAAATACTCGCCATCACAAATCGGTGCTTTCGTTGTCGGAAAAATGAAGGATACTGCTGCCGCATACCTCGGTAAACCTGTCAAACACGCCGTTATCACTGTCCCAGCTTACTTCAACGATTCCCAACGACAAGCTACCAAAGATGCCGGTTCCATTGCTGGTCTCGAGGTTCTCCGAGTCATTAACGAACCTACCGCTGCCGCTCTTGCTTACGGTCTCGACAAATCCGACTCAGCTGTTATTGCCGTCTACGATTTGGGAGGTGGTACATTCGATATCTCCATCCTCGAAATGCAAAAAGGTGTATTCGAAGTAAAATCCACCAACGGTGATACCCATCttggtggtgaagatttCGATATCGCTCTTGTCAACCACATCCTCGCTGAATTCAAAAAAGAAACCGGTATCGATGTATCCAAAGACAAAATGGCTATTCAACGTATCAGAGAAGCTGCTGAGAAAGCcaaagttgaattatcgaGTGCCGGTGCCACCGACGTATCACTCCCTTACATCACTGCCACCGCTGAAGGTCCTCAACACatcaacttgaacttgaCAAGAGCTCGATTTGAATCTATTGTCAAGCCTTTAGTCGACCGAACCATCGACCCATGTAAAAAGGCTTTGAGTGATGCCGGTGTCAAAGCTTCTGAAATTAACGAAGTCATCTTAGTCGGTGGTATGTCAAGAATGCCTAAAGTAGTCGACACCGTCAAAGGTGTCTTTGGTCGAGAGCCAAGTAAGGGTGTCAACccagatgaagctgttgcCATTGGTGCTTCTATCCAAGCAGGTGTCCTTGCTGGTAACGTTACCGATATTCTCCTCCTCGATGTTACTCCTCTTTCCCTCGGTATCGAAACCCTTGGTGGTGTCTTTACTCGATTAATCAACCGAAACACCACTATTCCAACCAAAAAATCTCAAACCTTCTCCACCGCCGCTGATGGTCAAACCGCTATTCAAGTCAAAGTTTACCAAGGTGAACGTGAATTAGTACGAGACAACAAACTTCTTGGTGATTTCCAACTTACCGGCCTTCCTCCTGCACCAAAAGGTGTTcctcaaattcaaatctcCTTCGACATTGATGCCGATGGTATCGTTAACGTCGGCGCTATCGACAAAGCCACCAACAGAGAACAATCAATGACCATCGCTTCATCATCCGGTCTTGCCGATTCCGAAATCGAACAAATGATTGCTGATTCTGAAAAATACGCTGAAGCCGATAAAACTCGGCGACAAATTATTGAAGAAGCCAACAGAGGTGAAAGTTTCGTCACAGATACCGAGAAATCAATGGCTGAATTCGAATCTCAacttgataaagaagaacgAGAGAAAGTCAAGAAACTCCTTGGTGAACTTAGAGAAGTCTCTGCCAAGGGTGCTGCCGGTGATGCTAGTGTTAAAccagaagatatcaaatcCGCTTTAGATGCCGCTCAACAAGCTTCCCTCGGTTTGTTCCAAAAG GTTTACGAGAAGAGAAACGCTGAATCCCGAGCTTCTGAAGGATCTgaatcttctgcttcttccgAGTCATcggaatcatcatcatctgaaggtgaaaagaaacaaTAA
- a CDS encoding nuclear cap-binding protein subunit 2, producing the protein MAQVVTCLDQPSSYRDNRSEIDRETERRLLSQSSTLYVGNLSFYTTEAQMYELFSTCARPEEGGGVKRIIMGLDRHQKSRVQGGQTVWKRKEWWSSGWGHQRLEEEKRRQEQERLRSQIQFDTYAAVGGLGMAGADVPRGEDSGGDRQKRDRSEDEDIERREDEKRLRGERDDE; encoded by the exons ATGGCCCAAGTAGTGACATGTCTGGATCAGCCTTCCTCATATAGGGACAATAGATCAGAA ATTGACCGAGAGACTGAACGACGTTTACTGTCTCAATCCAGTACACTCTATGTTGGCAACCTTAGTTTCTACACCACGGAAGCCCAAATGTATGAGC TCTTTTCAACCTGTGCTCGACCGGAAGAAGGAGGAGGCGTTAAAAG AATCATTATGGGCTTAGACCGACATCAAAA ATCCAGGGTACAAGGAGGGCAGACAGTTTGGAAGAGGAAAGAGTGGTGGTCAA GTGGTTGGGGTCATCAACGTCTGGAGGAGGAAAAGCGAAGACAAGAACAAGAACGATTACGGTCTCAAATACAATTCGATACATATGCTGCTGTCGGTGGACTTGGTATGGCTGGAGCAGATGTACCCAGAGGTGAAGATAGTGGTGGTGATCGTCAAAAGAGAGATCGAAGCGAGGACGAAGATATTGAACGAAGGGAAGATGAGAAACGATTGCGAGGAGAACGTGACGATGAATAG
- a CDS encoding secondary thiamine-phosphate synthase enzyme, whose protein sequence is MDMALDTIVPESLPWEHTDEGPDDSVSHLKTSLIGNSITLPISKGKLVFGTWQGIYLAEFRHSGAGWGGRGQGRKVIATIL, encoded by the exons ATGGATATGGCGCTTGATACAATCGTACCAGAATCTTTACCTTGGGAACACACGGATGAGGGACCAGA CGATTCTGTATCACACTTAAAAACCTCCCTCATCGGTAATTCAATTACTCTTCCTATCTCAAAAGGCAAGCTCGTCTTTGGAACTTGGCAAGGTATATACTTAGCTGAGTTCAGACACTCGGGTGCTGGATGGGGTGGTCGTGGTCAAGGTCGAAAAGTGATTGCAACTATTTTGTAA
- a CDS encoding succinate dehydrogenase, cytochrome b556 subunit gives MSTSLVRQSLFRAVAKPSMLRASAPGLMLAQRRFVSTENMTPAESISYLNAQRQHRPNSPHATIYQPQVTWVLSIANRVTGCALSGALYAGALAYLLHPIFPVIDSAHLISIVSDLPTWVKGGLKFLFAVPFTFHTFNGIRHLGWDIGKGLTIKGVYATGYAVMAATAVSSVYLAFFV, from the exons ATGTCCACCTCACTCGTACGACAAAGCCTTTTCCGAGCGGTAGCTAAGC CTTCGATGCTTAGAGCTTCCGCTCCAGGTTTGATGCTTGctcaaagaag ATTCGTTTCCACCGAGAACATGACACCAGCAGAAAGTATTTCTTACCTTAACGCCCAACGACAACATCGACCAAACTCTCCCCATGCTACCATCTACCAACCTCAA GTAACATGGGTTTTATCGATCGCCAATCGAGTCACAGGTTGTGCCCTTTCAGGTGCTCTTTACGCCGGTGCTCTTGCCTACCTCCTTCATCCAATCTTCCCAGTCATCGATTCTGCGCACCTTATCTCCATTGTCTCCGATCTCCCAACATGGGTAAAAGGTGGTCTCAAATTCCTCTTCGCCGTTCCATTCACCTTCCACACTTTCAACGGTATTAGACATTTAGGATGGGATATCGGAAAGG GTCTCACCATCAAGGGAGTCTACGCAACCGGTTACGCAGTCATGGCTGCTACTGCTGTCTCAAGTGTCTACCTTGCTTTCTTCGTATGA